A part of Thermus islandicus DSM 21543 genomic DNA contains:
- a CDS encoding RodZ domain-containing protein codes for MCELGERLRRAREERGLSLKEAASRLALKVQVLEALEACRFDRLPEPPLVRGYLRRYALLLGLDPEPLLALYPAPPSPLPPPRPRRARRPLGLFLVLLALLALGYGAYRLLRPAPVQVVEVAPAPAPKAPERHSLRVVSDPPGARVYLDGFYLGQTPLQSPPVEGGRRVLRLELPGYAPLEEEVLLDRPLALSYRLKPLPEAPPPQAAAAGKGRLVLRLEGRSWLRVTQGGKRLYEGIPEVGAELAFDLPVEVRAGNPAAVRVVLEGEDLGPLGEPGKPLTRSFP; via the coding sequence GTGTGCGAGCTAGGGGAAAGGCTTAGGCGGGCGCGGGAGGAAAGGGGGCTTTCCCTGAAGGAGGCCGCCTCCCGCCTGGCCCTGAAGGTCCAGGTCCTCGAGGCCCTGGAGGCCTGCCGCTTTGACCGCCTCCCCGAGCCTCCCCTCGTCCGGGGCTACCTCCGCCGCTACGCCCTCCTCCTCGGCCTGGACCCGGAGCCCCTCCTCGCCCTCTACCCCGCCCCGCCTTCCCCCCTTCCCCCACCCAGGCCCAGAAGGGCCCGACGCCCCCTGGGGCTTTTCCTGGTCCTCCTGGCCCTCCTCGCCCTCGGCTACGGGGCCTACCGCCTCCTCCGCCCGGCCCCGGTCCAGGTGGTGGAGGTCGCCCCGGCGCCCGCTCCTAAGGCGCCCGAGCGCCATTCCCTGAGGGTGGTCTCCGATCCTCCGGGGGCCAGGGTCTACCTGGATGGCTTTTACCTGGGCCAGACCCCCCTCCAGAGCCCTCCCGTGGAGGGGGGCAGGAGGGTCTTGCGCCTGGAGCTTCCGGGCTATGCGCCCCTGGAGGAGGAGGTGCTCCTGGACCGGCCCCTCGCCCTCTCCTACCGCCTCAAGCCCCTCCCTGAGGCCCCTCCGCCCCAGGCGGCCGCGGCCGGAAAGGGCAGGCTGGTCCTGAGGCTGGAGGGCCGCAGCTGGCTCAGGGTCACCCAGGGGGGGAAGCGCCTCTACGAGGGGATTCCCGAGGTGGGGGCGGAGCTTGCCTTTGACCTGCCCGTGGAGGTGCGCGCCGGGAACCCGGCGGCGGTGCGGGTGGTCCTGGAGGGGGAGGACCTGGGCCCTTTGGGGGAGCCCGGCAAGCCCCTTACCCGGAGCTTCCCCTAG
- the rimO gene encoding 30S ribosomal protein S12 methylthiotransferase RimO yields the protein MPRIGFVSLGCPKALVDSEQILSRLRALGYETSPTYEEAELVIVNTCGFITPAVEESLEAIGEALRENGKVVVTGCLGARPEVIRERHPEVLAVTGPGEVERVLEAVQSVLPAPRHPFLDLVPPQVKLTPRHYAYLKLSEGCDHRCSFCIIPKLRGRLRSRDAAEVLAEAQRLVAAGTKELLLIAQDLSAYGVDLGHRESFFGDRLVRAHLQDLLLHMAELGAWIRLHYVYPYPHVRDLLPLMAEGKVLPYLDVPLQHASERILRLMRRPGGYQSHLKTLKAWREVVPELCLRSTFIVGFPGETEADFQELMEFLEEAELDRVGVFAYSPVEGAEANGLPDPVPEEVKEERRARLMEHQARISLRKNQRFVEKTLEVLVDELPEPGLAIGRSYRDSPGIDGVVYVETDGTVRVGERIPVRITRADTYDLFGVQV from the coding sequence ATGCCAAGAATCGGCTTTGTGAGCCTGGGGTGCCCTAAGGCCTTGGTGGACTCGGAGCAGATCCTCTCCCGGCTCCGCGCCTTAGGCTACGAGACGAGCCCCACCTATGAGGAGGCGGAGCTCGTCATCGTCAACACCTGCGGCTTCATCACCCCCGCGGTGGAGGAGAGCCTCGAGGCCATCGGGGAGGCCCTACGGGAAAACGGCAAGGTTGTGGTCACGGGATGCCTGGGGGCGAGGCCCGAGGTCATCCGGGAGCGGCACCCCGAGGTGCTCGCCGTCACCGGCCCAGGGGAGGTGGAGCGGGTGCTGGAGGCGGTGCAGAGCGTGCTCCCCGCCCCCCGGCACCCCTTTTTGGACCTCGTCCCGCCCCAGGTGAAGCTGACCCCCCGCCACTATGCCTACCTGAAGCTTTCCGAGGGGTGCGACCACCGGTGCAGCTTCTGCATCATTCCCAAGCTCCGGGGGAGGCTGCGCTCCCGGGACGCCGCCGAGGTTCTGGCGGAGGCCCAGAGGCTCGTGGCCGCGGGCACGAAGGAGCTCCTCCTCATCGCCCAGGACCTCTCCGCCTACGGGGTGGACCTGGGCCACCGGGAAAGCTTCTTTGGCGACCGCCTGGTTCGGGCCCACCTCCAGGACCTTCTTCTCCACATGGCGGAGCTTGGAGCCTGGATCCGCCTCCACTACGTCTACCCTTACCCCCACGTGAGGGACCTCCTTCCCCTCATGGCCGAGGGCAAGGTCCTGCCCTACCTGGACGTGCCCCTGCAGCACGCCTCCGAGCGGATCCTTCGCCTTATGCGCCGCCCCGGCGGCTACCAGAGCCACCTCAAGACCCTGAAGGCCTGGCGGGAGGTGGTGCCCGAGCTCTGCCTCCGCTCCACCTTCATCGTGGGCTTTCCCGGCGAGACCGAGGCGGACTTCCAGGAGCTTATGGAGTTTTTGGAGGAGGCCGAGCTGGACCGGGTGGGGGTCTTCGCCTACTCCCCCGTGGAGGGGGCGGAGGCCAACGGGCTTCCTGACCCCGTGCCCGAGGAGGTAAAGGAGGAGCGCCGGGCGAGGCTTATGGAGCACCAGGCCCGGATCAGCCTGAGGAAGAACCAGCGCTTCGTGGAGAAGACCCTCGAGGTCCTGGTGGACGAGCTTCCCGAGCCCGGCTTGGCCATAGGCCGCTCCTACCGGGACTCCCCGGGCATTGACGGGGTGGTCTACGTGGAGACGGACGGCACGGTCCGGGTGGGGGAGAGGATCCCCGTGCGCATCACCCGGGCGGACACCTATGACCTCTTCGGGGTGCAGGTTTAG
- the trkA gene encoding Trk system potassium transporter TrkA yields the protein MYIVIAGGGEVGGELARTLEKAHEVVVIDRNPQARERLAPLDVKVVVGGATEPDTLREAGVDRADLFIASTDSDEVNLLASLLAKGLGARQVLCFVGKGGYVDVLADPRTAEILGTRIDKVLWPQRAMAREIVEVILVPEAVDMELLAEGRLRFVEYRVKEGGPYARRTLAEMAWPEGVLVVGVVRDGAFLSFAHPGWATLVLEPGDKLLFVTTLKAFPELEACFASGRGVRRVMVIGGGNVGFMVAKELLARRVEVVVIEPSRERCEWLSQELPRALVIQGDGTDLELLEAEGIREADAVVAVTDNDEKNLLASLLAKQLGVGKVITRVSRSETRRLFERVGIDLPLTPRQAAVRAVLDWLGPENVEHVSTMEENIELLEVELPSEFRPSLLRALARPDAVPIALERDHRVMLYREDLEALPGDRLYLVAAQEVADEVLARIVH from the coding sequence ATGTACATCGTGATCGCCGGGGGCGGGGAGGTGGGCGGGGAGCTGGCCCGCACCCTGGAGAAGGCCCACGAGGTGGTGGTCATAGACCGGAACCCCCAGGCCCGGGAGCGCCTGGCTCCCTTGGACGTCAAGGTGGTGGTCGGCGGCGCCACGGAGCCCGATACCCTCCGCGAGGCGGGGGTGGACCGGGCGGACCTCTTCATCGCCAGCACCGACTCCGACGAGGTGAACCTCCTGGCTTCCCTTCTCGCCAAGGGCCTCGGGGCGAGGCAGGTCCTCTGCTTCGTGGGCAAGGGGGGGTATGTGGACGTCCTGGCCGACCCCCGCACCGCGGAGATCCTGGGCACCCGCATTGACAAGGTCCTCTGGCCCCAGCGGGCCATGGCCCGGGAGATCGTGGAGGTGATCCTGGTTCCGGAGGCGGTGGACATGGAGCTCCTCGCCGAGGGGCGCCTCCGTTTCGTGGAGTACCGGGTAAAGGAGGGCGGGCCCTACGCCCGCCGGACCCTGGCCGAGATGGCCTGGCCTGAAGGGGTTCTGGTGGTGGGGGTGGTGCGGGATGGGGCCTTCCTCAGCTTCGCCCATCCCGGCTGGGCCACCCTGGTGCTGGAGCCTGGAGACAAGCTCCTCTTCGTCACCACCCTGAAGGCCTTCCCTGAGCTGGAGGCCTGCTTCGCCTCGGGGCGCGGGGTGCGCCGGGTGATGGTCATCGGGGGCGGCAATGTGGGCTTCATGGTGGCCAAGGAGCTCTTGGCCCGCCGGGTGGAGGTGGTGGTGATTGAGCCCAGCCGGGAGCGGTGCGAGTGGCTCTCCCAAGAGCTTCCCCGGGCCCTGGTCATCCAGGGGGACGGGACCGATCTGGAGCTTCTGGAGGCCGAGGGGATCCGGGAGGCGGACGCGGTGGTGGCGGTCACGGACAACGACGAGAAGAACCTCTTGGCCTCCCTCCTGGCCAAGCAGTTGGGGGTGGGCAAGGTGATCACCCGGGTTTCCCGCTCCGAGACCCGCAGGCTCTTTGAGCGGGTGGGCATAGACCTGCCCCTCACCCCTAGGCAAGCGGCGGTGCGGGCGGTTCTGGACTGGCTGGGGCCGGAGAACGTGGAGCACGTCTCCACCATGGAGGAGAACATTGAGCTTTTGGAGGTGGAGCTTCCCAGCGAGTTCCGCCCCAGCCTCCTCAGGGCCTTGGCCCGGCCGGACGCGGTGCCCATCGCCTTGGAGCGGGACCACCGCGTGATGCTCTACCGGGAGGACCTCGAGGCCCTCCCCGGGGACCGGCTCTACCTGGTGGCGGCCCAGGAGGTGGCCGATGAGGTCCTGGCCCGCATCGTCCACTAG
- a CDS encoding TrkH family potassium uptake protein gives MRSWPASSTRPGPWGAFRLLGPVHQGVAVLFFLFALLALVLGEDARGFALGALLAFLTGRLFQGQGLSPQPKRAEVFAAVALLWLSVPLLGALPYWVSGGLGFLDAFFESMSGFTTTGATVLTDLARVDRTLLLWRSFSQWVGGVGIVVLFLVILPQLQVAGRQAFFAETTGVEKERLTPRLRQTARAALWAYLLLTGLAFLGYFLGGLSPYEALATAWSTVSAGGFSPHPMGFAAYSPVVQWLGVFFMFWAGVNFLLQYRLFFAREPRALFQDPEFRAYALVVGLSSLALAAYLYTHGLYGLEASLRHALFQAVSILTTTGYASADFALWPVPAQAILVLLMFLGASAGSAAGGIKLVRWLLLLGFLRREVTRALHPQAVLPLRLGSRVVGEEALRQVSVFVFLYTLIFTLGALLLALWEQDFVVAFTASAQALGNIGPGLGAVGPMASYAHLAPLSKLVLILQMWAGRIEILPVVLLLAPELWRRLR, from the coding sequence ATGAGGTCCTGGCCCGCATCGTCCACTAGGCCCGGTCCTTGGGGCGCCTTCCGCCTCCTGGGCCCGGTGCACCAGGGGGTGGCCGTCCTCTTCTTCCTCTTTGCCCTCCTGGCCCTGGTCCTAGGGGAGGACGCCCGGGGTTTCGCCCTAGGGGCCCTTTTGGCCTTCCTGACCGGGCGGCTTTTCCAGGGGCAGGGGCTTTCTCCCCAGCCCAAGCGGGCCGAGGTCTTCGCGGCCGTGGCCCTCCTTTGGCTTTCCGTACCCCTCCTTGGGGCCCTGCCCTACTGGGTCTCGGGGGGGCTTGGCTTCCTGGACGCCTTCTTTGAGTCTATGTCGGGCTTCACCACCACGGGGGCCACGGTCCTTACCGACTTGGCCAGGGTGGACCGAACCCTCCTCCTCTGGCGGAGCTTCTCCCAATGGGTGGGGGGGGTGGGCATCGTGGTCCTCTTCCTGGTCATCCTGCCCCAGCTCCAGGTGGCGGGCCGCCAGGCCTTCTTCGCCGAGACCACCGGGGTGGAAAAGGAGCGCCTTACCCCTAGGTTGCGCCAGACCGCCCGGGCCGCCCTCTGGGCCTACCTCCTCCTCACGGGCTTGGCCTTTTTGGGCTACTTCCTTGGGGGTTTGAGCCCCTACGAGGCCCTGGCCACCGCCTGGTCCACCGTCTCCGCCGGGGGCTTTAGCCCCCATCCCATGGGCTTTGCCGCCTACTCCCCCGTGGTGCAGTGGCTGGGGGTCTTCTTCATGTTCTGGGCCGGGGTGAACTTCCTTCTGCAGTACCGCCTCTTCTTCGCCCGGGAGCCCCGGGCCCTGTTCCAGGACCCTGAGTTCCGGGCCTACGCCCTGGTGGTGGGTCTTTCCAGCCTCGCCCTGGCGGCCTACCTCTACACCCATGGGCTGTACGGCCTCGAGGCGAGCCTGCGCCACGCCCTCTTTCAGGCGGTCTCCATCCTCACCACCACCGGCTACGCCAGCGCCGACTTCGCCCTTTGGCCTGTGCCGGCCCAGGCGATTTTGGTCCTCCTCATGTTCCTGGGGGCCAGCGCCGGCTCGGCCGCAGGGGGCATCAAGCTGGTGCGCTGGCTCCTCCTGCTGGGCTTTTTGCGCCGGGAGGTGACCCGGGCCCTCCACCCTCAGGCCGTCCTCCCCTTGCGCCTGGGGAGCCGGGTGGTGGGGGAGGAGGCCTTGCGCCAGGTCTCCGTCTTCGTCTTCCTCTACACCCTAATTTTCACCCTGGGGGCCTTGCTCCTTGCCCTATGGGAGCAGGACTTCGTGGTGGCCTTCACCGCCAGCGCCCAGGCCCTGGGCAACATCGGTCCCGGGCTTGGGGCGGTGGGCCCGATGGCCTCCTACGCCCACCTGGCCCCCCTTTCCAAGCTGGTCCTCATCCTGCAGATGTGGGCCGGGCGGATTGAGATCCTGCCCGTGGTCCTCCTTCTGGCCCCGGAGCTCTGGCGCCGGCTGCGCTGA
- the glgP gene encoding alpha-glucan family phosphorylase yields the protein MKTLGHITAMPQLPEPLRGLRELAYNLWWSWHPEAGELFQEIDPALWKRFRSNPVKLLLEADPARLEGLAATSYPARVQAVLKVLWDYLKAREAKRGPLVAYFSAEYGFHSALPIYAGGLGVLAGDHVKAASDLGLNLVGVGIFYHEGYFHQRLSPEGAQVEVYEVLRPEELPLFPVRDGEGRPLKVAVEFPGRLVWLSAYRVQVGAVPVYLLTADLPENAPEDRAITARLYAPGPEVRLQQEMVLGIGGVRLLRALGLFPEVFHMNEGHSAFLGLERVREMVAEGHSFPVALELARAGALFTTHTPVPAGHDAFPLELIDRYLGGLWAGMGTDREGALGLGLEEKPWGRVFSMSHLALSTSAQANGVSRLHGEVSRAMFQHLWPGLLPEEVPIGHVTNGVHTWTFLHPRLRRHYAEVFGPEWLHRPEDPATWRVEGLGEEFWRIHKELRAELVREVRQRVYEQRRRNGESPRRLREVERLLDPEALTIGFARRFATYKRAVLLFKDPERLLKILRGPYPIQWVFAGKAHPKDEPGKAYLQELVARIREYGLEDRMVLLEDYDLDLARILVQGSDVWLNTPRRPMEASGTSGMKAALNGVLNLSILDGWWAEAYNGKNGFAIGDERAYESEEAQDMADAQALYDVLEFEVLPLFYAKGPEGYSSGWLSMVHESLRTVGPRYSAAHMVGEYLALYAQGAEMARMARSQVGVLSAFHQALPAFFALGLRVEGPGYVTLNGEPFRVRAFLEGEVPEALWPFLEVQLVAQRSTGEVEVVSLLPAKEGYEATYRPSRPGSYAYGVRLALRHPVTGRVGWVRWA from the coding sequence GTGAAAACCCTAGGGCACATCACGGCCATGCCCCAGCTTCCCGAGCCCCTAAGGGGCCTTAGGGAGCTGGCCTACAACCTCTGGTGGAGCTGGCACCCGGAGGCGGGAGAGCTTTTCCAGGAGATAGACCCCGCGCTTTGGAAGCGCTTCCGCAGCAACCCGGTCAAGCTCCTCCTCGAGGCCGACCCTGCCCGGCTGGAAGGGCTCGCCGCCACCAGCTATCCCGCCCGGGTCCAGGCGGTCCTCAAGGTCCTTTGGGACTACCTGAAGGCGCGGGAGGCCAAGAGGGGCCCCCTCGTGGCCTACTTCTCCGCGGAGTACGGCTTTCACAGCGCCTTGCCCATCTACGCGGGCGGGCTTGGCGTCCTGGCGGGGGACCATGTGAAGGCGGCGAGCGACCTGGGCCTGAACCTGGTGGGGGTGGGGATCTTTTACCACGAGGGCTACTTTCACCAGCGCCTTTCCCCCGAGGGGGCCCAGGTGGAGGTCTACGAGGTCCTGCGTCCTGAGGAGCTGCCCCTATTCCCGGTGCGGGACGGGGAGGGAAGGCCCCTCAAGGTGGCGGTGGAGTTCCCCGGGCGCCTGGTGTGGCTTTCCGCCTACCGGGTCCAGGTGGGGGCGGTGCCCGTTTACCTCCTCACCGCCGACCTTCCCGAGAACGCCCCCGAGGACCGGGCCATCACCGCCAGGCTTTACGCTCCTGGGCCGGAGGTCCGCCTCCAGCAGGAGATGGTGTTGGGGATCGGCGGGGTGCGCCTCCTCCGGGCCCTGGGCCTTTTCCCGGAGGTCTTCCATATGAACGAGGGGCACTCGGCCTTTCTGGGCCTGGAGCGGGTCCGGGAGATGGTGGCCGAGGGGCATTCCTTCCCCGTGGCCTTGGAGCTGGCCCGGGCCGGGGCCCTCTTCACCACCCACACCCCCGTGCCCGCAGGGCACGACGCCTTTCCCCTAGAGCTCATAGACCGCTACCTGGGGGGCCTGTGGGCGGGGATGGGCACGGACCGGGAAGGCGCCTTGGGGCTGGGCCTCGAGGAGAAACCCTGGGGCCGGGTCTTCTCCATGTCCCACCTGGCCCTGTCCACCAGCGCCCAGGCGAACGGGGTGAGCCGCCTGCACGGCGAGGTGTCCCGGGCCATGTTCCAGCACCTCTGGCCCGGCCTCCTCCCGGAGGAGGTCCCCATCGGCCACGTGACCAACGGGGTCCACACCTGGACCTTCCTCCATCCCCGCCTCCGCCGCCACTACGCGGAGGTCTTCGGGCCCGAGTGGCTTCACCGCCCGGAAGACCCGGCCACCTGGAGGGTGGAGGGCCTGGGGGAGGAGTTCTGGCGCATCCACAAGGAGCTCCGGGCCGAGCTGGTGCGGGAGGTGCGGCAGCGGGTCTACGAGCAGCGCCGCCGGAACGGGGAGAGCCCGCGCCGCCTCAGGGAGGTGGAAAGGCTTTTGGACCCCGAGGCCCTCACCATCGGCTTCGCCCGCCGGTTCGCCACCTACAAGCGGGCTGTGCTCCTCTTCAAGGACCCGGAAAGGCTCCTCAAGATCCTGCGGGGGCCCTACCCCATCCAGTGGGTCTTCGCGGGCAAGGCCCACCCCAAGGACGAGCCCGGGAAGGCCTACCTGCAGGAGCTCGTGGCCAGGATCCGGGAGTACGGCCTCGAGGACCGGATGGTGCTCCTGGAGGACTACGACCTGGACCTGGCCCGGATCCTGGTCCAGGGCTCGGACGTCTGGCTCAACACCCCCCGCCGGCCCATGGAGGCGAGCGGCACGAGCGGCATGAAGGCCGCCCTGAACGGCGTCCTCAACCTCAGCATCCTGGACGGGTGGTGGGCCGAGGCCTATAACGGCAAAAACGGGTTCGCCATCGGCGACGAGCGGGCCTACGAGAGCGAGGAGGCCCAGGACATGGCGGACGCCCAGGCCCTCTACGACGTCCTGGAGTTTGAGGTGCTTCCCCTCTTCTACGCCAAGGGTCCGGAGGGCTACTCCTCGGGCTGGCTCTCCATGGTTCACGAGAGCCTCCGCACCGTGGGCCCCCGCTACAGCGCCGCCCACATGGTGGGGGAGTACCTGGCCCTTTACGCACAGGGGGCGGAGATGGCCCGGATGGCCCGCTCCCAGGTGGGGGTGCTCTCCGCCTTTCATCAGGCGCTCCCTGCCTTTTTCGCCCTGGGCCTTCGGGTGGAAGGCCCGGGCTACGTCACCTTGAACGGGGAACCCTTCCGGGTGCGCGCCTTCCTGGAAGGGGAGGTCCCCGAGGCCCTCTGGCCCTTCTTGGAGGTGCAGCTGGTGGCGCAAAGGAGCACCGGGGAGGTGGAGGTGGTCTCCCTGCTTCCCGCAAAGGAGGGGTACGAGGCCACCTACCGGCCTTCCCGCCCCGGAAGCTACGCCTACGGGGTGCGCCTGGCCCTGAGGCACCCGGTCACGGGCCGGGTGGGCTGGGTGCGCTGGGCCTAA